A stretch of Triticum aestivum cultivar Chinese Spring chromosome 1D, IWGSC CS RefSeq v2.1, whole genome shotgun sequence DNA encodes these proteins:
- the LOC123182005 gene encoding alpha-1,3-arabinosyltransferase XAT3: protein MMKAGERPNSKLLRGGRQDSRRFRLLAVVVGFFIVSLTFVLVSKPDAILFGLNGRLPAEQAPASIPIQQKVNTPAQKTSTDAVIGGDPKVVDDETYVKPKEMRGGEEEDHQVLSEPDPASGMAEPAANKDGDARKSTEETLGGERKDVEEEGEREEEKHAKVTLPTVSNYTIHDAEDAENAKQEGSSLSTNVQEQQGSKPLCDFSNFRANVCEMRGDVRVHPKAASVLFMEPEGSRRDEVWKIKPYPRKGDEFCLSHITELTVKSSKVAAECTRYHDVPVVIFSLTGYTGNLFHDFTDVIVPLFTTAAQFDGEVQFLITDMALWWTVKYHTLLQKLSKYPLIDFSKDDQVRCFKHAIVGTHAYMEFTIDAAKSPNGVTMVDFNRFMRAAYSLPKAAAAALGESPRVKPRLLIIKRHRTRMFLNLEEIIGMAEELGFEVVIDEANVSSDINGFARLVNSVDVMMGVHGAGLTNCVFLPQNATLIQIVPFGGLDWISRTDFGNPSEMMGLRYKQYAITVDESSLTDHYPRDHKIFKDPISFHKRGFEFIRRTFMDKQNVRLDCKRFRPVLLEAIDNLNQ, encoded by the exons ATGATGAAGGCGGGGGAGCGGCCCAACTCGAAGCTGCTCCGCGGCGGCCGGCAGGATTCGCGCCGGTTCCGGCTGCTGGCCGTCGTCGTCGGCTTCTTCATCGTCTCCCTCACCTTCGTCCTCGTCTCCAAGCCCGACGCCATCCTCTTCGGCC TGAACGGCAGGCTGCCGGCGGAGCAGGCGCCGGCGTCCATCCCGATCCAGCAGAAGGTCAACACGCCCGCCCAGAAGACCTCCACCGACGCCGTCATCG GTGGAGACCCCAAAGTGGTCGACGATGAAACCTATGTAAAGCCAAAAG AGATgagaggcggcgaggaggaggaccaTCAGGTGCTGAGCGAGCCGGACCCGGCCAGCGGGATGGCGGAGCCGGCCGCCAACAAGGACGGCGACGCCCGTAAGTCGACCGAGGAGACGTTAG GTGGGGAGAGGAAAGacgtggaggaggagggggagcgggagGAGGAGAAGCACGCCAAGGTCACGCTCCCGACCGTCTCCAATTACACCATTCATGACGCCGAGGACGCCGAGAATGCCAAGCAAGAAG GCTCGAGCTTGAGCACCAACGTCCAGGAGCAGCAGGGGAGCAAGCCGCTGTGCGACTTCTCCAACTTCCGGGCGAACGTGTGCGAGATGCGCGGCGACGTGAGGGTGCACCCGAAGGCGGCCTCGGTGCTGTTCATGGAGCCCGAGGGGTCGCGGAGGGACGAGGTGTGGAAGATCAAGCCCTACCCGCGGAAGGGCGACGAGTTCTGCCTCAGCCACATCACGGAGCTGACGGTCAAGTCCAGCAAGGTGGCCGCCGAGTGCACCCGGTACCACGACGTGCCCGTCGTCATCTTCTCGCTCACCGGCTACACGGGCAACCTCTTCCACGACTTCACCGACGTGATCGTGCCGCTCTTCACCACGGCCGCCCAGTTCGACGGCGAGGTGCAGTTCCTCATCACGGACATGGCGCTCTGGTGGACCGTTAAGTACCACACCCTGCTCCAGAAGCTGTCCAAGTACCCCTTGATCGACTTCAGCAAGGACGACCAGGTGCGCTGCTTCAAGCACGCCATCGTCGGCACGCACGCCTACATGGAGTTCACCATCGACGCCGCCAAGTCGCCGAACGGGGTCACCATGGTCGACTTCAACCGGTTCATGCGCGCCGCCTACTCGCTGCCCAAGGCCgccgcggcggcgctcggggagagCCCCAGGGTGAAGCCCAGGCTGCTCATCATCAAGCGGCACCGGACGAGGATGTTCCTGAACCTGGAGGAGATCATCGGCATGGCCGAGGAGCTCGGGTTCGAGGTGGTGATCGACGAGGCCAACGTGAGCTCCGACATCAACGGCTTCGCGAGGCTGGTGAACTCGGTGGACGTAATGATGGGCGTGCACGGCGCCGGGCTCACCAACTGCGTCTTCCTGCCGCAGAACGCGACGCTCATCCAGATCGTGCCCTTCGGCGGCCTCGACTGGATCTCCCGCACCGACTTCGGGAACCCGTCGGAGATGATGGGCCTCCGGTACAAGCAGTACGCCATCACCGTCGACGAGAGCAGCCTCACCGACCACTACCCGAGGGACCACAAGATCTTCAAGGACCCCATCTCCTTCCACAAGCGTGGGTTCGAGTTCATCCGGCGCACCTTCATGGACAAGCAGAACGTGAGGCTCGACTGCAAGAGGTTCAGACCTGTGCTGCTGGAGGCAATCGACAACCTCAACCAGTAA